In Sutterella faecalis, a genomic segment contains:
- the argH gene encoding argininosuccinate lyase gives MSNQDSKSRSGRFDLPANELVENFNATIPFEQRVCPFDIQDSQAHATMLARQGIISREDAEAICAGLDKVAEEIRAGKFVFSVKDEDIHMAIEKRMTEIVGPAGGRLHTGRSRNDQTTTSTKMYLRHAIREVQKGIRALQAEFITIARANMSVIMPGYTHMQTGQPILFSHWMMAFFWMMERDFTRFGDLYRRMGRCPLGAAALAGTDFPIDREYTAQRLGFDGPTENSIDSVSDRDHMVEFNAAAAMCYMHLSRLAEELVTFSTQEFKFVELSDDFCTGSSIMPQKKNPDIAEKIRGKTGRMYGNLMAMLTIMKGIPLAYNTDLSEDKEQVFDSIDTLLDSLAIMTPMIAKMRVNAPKMRASADLGYANATDLADYLAKKGIPFREAHHIVGAMVNYGIKHGKRLDDFTMEEYRSFSDRIEEDIREEINLETCVRARRSFGGTAPERVAEQLGRAEAVLAREDEELKR, from the coding sequence ATGAGCAACCAGGACAGCAAGAGCCGCAGCGGCCGTTTCGACCTTCCCGCCAATGAGCTCGTTGAAAACTTCAACGCCACGATTCCGTTCGAACAGCGCGTTTGCCCGTTCGACATTCAGGATTCGCAGGCGCATGCGACGATGCTTGCCCGTCAGGGCATCATCAGCCGGGAAGATGCCGAAGCCATCTGCGCCGGACTCGATAAGGTCGCCGAAGAAATCCGCGCCGGGAAATTCGTCTTCTCCGTCAAGGACGAGGACATCCATATGGCGATCGAAAAGCGCATGACCGAGATCGTCGGACCGGCGGGCGGGCGCCTCCATACCGGCAGAAGCCGCAACGACCAGACGACGACTTCTACGAAGATGTATCTGCGCCATGCGATTCGCGAGGTGCAGAAGGGAATCCGCGCGCTCCAGGCGGAATTCATCACGATTGCCCGGGCCAACATGTCGGTGATCATGCCGGGCTACACGCACATGCAGACCGGTCAGCCCATCCTCTTCTCGCACTGGATGATGGCCTTCTTCTGGATGATGGAGCGCGACTTCACGCGCTTCGGCGACCTCTACCGCCGCATGGGCCGCTGCCCCCTGGGCGCGGCAGCGCTCGCCGGCACGGACTTCCCGATCGATCGCGAATACACGGCTCAAAGGCTCGGGTTCGACGGCCCGACCGAGAATTCGATCGACAGCGTTTCCGACCGCGACCATATGGTCGAATTCAATGCGGCTGCCGCGATGTGCTACATGCATCTCTCGCGCCTTGCCGAAGAGCTCGTCACCTTCTCGACTCAGGAATTCAAGTTCGTTGAGCTCTCCGACGACTTCTGCACCGGCTCCTCGATCATGCCGCAGAAGAAGAACCCGGACATCGCCGAAAAGATCCGCGGCAAGACGGGCCGCATGTACGGCAACCTGATGGCGATGCTCACCATCATGAAGGGCATCCCGCTCGCCTACAACACGGACCTTTCGGAGGATAAGGAACAGGTCTTCGACTCCATAGACACGCTTCTCGACAGCCTCGCCATCATGACGCCGATGATCGCCAAGATGCGCGTCAACGCTCCGAAGATGCGCGCTTCGGCCGACCTCGGCTACGCCAACGCCACGGACCTTGCCGACTATCTCGCGAAGAAGGGCATCCCCTTCCGCGAAGCGCACCACATCGTGGGCGCCATGGTCAACTACGGCATCAAGCACGGCAAGCGCCTCGACGACTTCACTATGGAGGAGTACAGAAGCTTCTCCGACCGCATCGAAGAGGATATCCGTGAGGAAATCAATCTCGAAACGTGCGTGCGCGCACGCCGCTCCTTCGGCGGCACGGCGCCCGAGCGCGTCGCCGAGCAGCTCGGCCGCGCCGAAGCCGTTCTCGCCCGCGAGGACGAGGAACTGAAGCGCTGA
- a CDS encoding anaerobic C4-dicarboxylate transporter family protein, protein MEMDLNFWLQLLTVAFCIGLGGRYGGVGLGAAGGLGVCILVLLFGLKPSSPPVSTILIIVAVIACTSILQGAGGLDWMVRIAERMLRKWPKAITFVAPFVCSLFVIFVGTAYVAFAVYPVVAEVATQARVRPERPIAASVISAGIAVVASPMSAATAALVAALSPYNVSLIEILMITVPAFLIATCCTCLAVYWKGTELENDPEFRRRVQSGDFQDLVMTEKKNEKEDPAKMKKVRLSVGIFGLGVATVLILGFFKELLPVWTVAGKTSTLPIPQLIQMVMLACGLFIIVACRIPSHKFADGSVFRAGLIGVVGVFGVSWLTGTFFDAYHDGFVELFKVMAESTPLLFGVVLFLFSAVILSPSATVVALMPLGAAIGIPPLLLVALYPASCGDFLIPGGAQIGCCSFDRTGTTHLGSWVLNHSYLIPGFVHIISGVAAGYGIYCLIG, encoded by the coding sequence ATGGAAATGGATCTCAATTTCTGGCTGCAGCTCCTTACCGTTGCCTTCTGCATCGGTCTCGGCGGCAGATACGGCGGCGTGGGCCTTGGTGCTGCGGGCGGTCTCGGCGTCTGCATTCTCGTTCTGCTTTTCGGTCTCAAGCCGAGTTCGCCCCCGGTGTCGACCATTCTCATTATCGTGGCCGTGATTGCCTGCACCTCGATTCTGCAGGGCGCGGGCGGTCTCGACTGGATGGTGAGAATTGCCGAAAGAATGCTGAGAAAGTGGCCTAAGGCGATTACGTTCGTGGCGCCTTTCGTCTGCTCGCTCTTCGTGATTTTTGTCGGCACGGCCTACGTTGCCTTTGCGGTCTATCCGGTCGTCGCAGAAGTCGCAACGCAGGCGCGCGTTCGTCCCGAACGCCCGATTGCCGCTTCCGTCATCTCGGCGGGCATTGCGGTTGTGGCTTCGCCCATGAGCGCGGCTACCGCCGCGCTCGTTGCAGCGCTTTCGCCCTACAACGTCTCGCTGATCGAGATTCTCATGATCACGGTCCCGGCCTTCCTGATCGCGACCTGCTGCACGTGCCTCGCGGTCTACTGGAAGGGCACGGAACTTGAAAACGACCCGGAATTCCGCCGCCGCGTTCAAAGCGGAGACTTCCAGGATCTCGTCATGACGGAAAAGAAGAATGAGAAGGAAGATCCGGCGAAGATGAAGAAGGTCCGCCTCTCGGTCGGCATCTTCGGCCTCGGCGTCGCCACTGTTCTTATTCTCGGCTTCTTCAAGGAACTCCTCCCCGTCTGGACGGTTGCCGGAAAGACGAGCACGCTGCCGATTCCTCAGCTCATTCAGATGGTGATGCTTGCCTGCGGCCTCTTCATCATCGTCGCCTGCCGTATTCCGTCGCACAAGTTTGCCGACGGCTCGGTCTTCCGCGCGGGCCTCATCGGCGTTGTCGGCGTCTTCGGCGTTTCCTGGCTTACGGGCACCTTCTTTGATGCCTATCACGACGGCTTTGTGGAACTTTTCAAGGTGATGGCCGAGTCGACTCCGCTTCTCTTCGGCGTCGTGCTCTTTCTCTTCTCCGCCGTCATCCTGAGTCCGTCCGCTACGGTCGTCGCCCTGATGCCTCTCGGCGCCGCCATCGGCATCCCGCCGCTCCTCCTCGTTGCCCTTTATCCGGCAAGCTGCGGCGACTTCCTGATCCCGGGGGGCGCGCAGATCGGCTGCTGCTCCTTTGACCGTACGGGCACCACGCATCTCGGCAGCTGGGTGCTAAACCACTCCTACCTGATACCGGGCTTTGTCCACATCATTTCGGGTGTTGCGGCCGGCTATGGAATCTACTGCCTTATCGGGTAA
- a CDS encoding anaerobic C4-dicarboxylate transporter family protein, with the protein MDLSFWLQLAVVLVCVAIGGRLGGVGLGAAGGLGVCILVLGMGIQPGSPPVSVLLIITAVIACTSVLQGSGGLDLLVRWAEKLLRKWPRAITFVGPLVCSFFVMLVGTAYVAFAVYPVVAEVAASAKVRPERAVSASVICAGIGVMASPMSAAMAAMVGIMAMQGIAFWQILACTVPTFILTVLVTALSVFWRGCELEDDPEFKRRLANGDYQWLAGVNAEQKYEEKPFARRAVGIFLIGILVSICMGSIPGLRPAWEAAGKVSQLPIPSLIQMVMLATAFFIILLCRVPPEKFASGSVFRSGLIGVVGVFGIAWCTGTFFDLHTKLLADVFSSFAKDAPFVFCLAAFCASSVIFSPTVSTTIMMPLGLKFGLPPEFLIGTWACCFGDFMIPGGAQIGCTAFDRTGTTKLGSFVINHSYLRPGLVFVVSGTIIGWCISKIVF; encoded by the coding sequence ATGGATCTTTCTTTCTGGCTGCAGCTTGCGGTCGTGCTCGTCTGCGTCGCGATCGGCGGCAGACTGGGCGGCGTGGGCCTCGGCGCAGCGGGCGGTCTCGGCGTCTGCATTCTGGTTCTCGGCATGGGCATTCAGCCGGGCTCGCCCCCGGTCTCGGTCCTCCTCATCATCACGGCGGTGATTGCCTGCACGTCCGTGCTTCAGGGCTCGGGCGGCCTCGATCTTCTCGTGCGCTGGGCGGAGAAGCTTCTTCGCAAGTGGCCGCGTGCGATTACCTTCGTGGGCCCGCTGGTCTGCTCCTTCTTCGTGATGCTGGTCGGCACGGCCTATGTCGCCTTCGCCGTCTACCCGGTGGTGGCTGAAGTCGCTGCGTCGGCGAAGGTCCGTCCCGAGCGCGCGGTTTCCGCTTCCGTCATCTGCGCCGGCATCGGCGTGATGGCCTCTCCCATGTCGGCCGCCATGGCGGCGATGGTGGGCATTATGGCGATGCAGGGCATTGCCTTCTGGCAGATCCTTGCCTGCACGGTTCCGACCTTCATCCTCACCGTTCTCGTAACGGCGCTTTCCGTTTTCTGGCGCGGCTGCGAGCTTGAGGACGATCCTGAATTCAAGCGCCGCCTTGCAAACGGCGACTACCAGTGGCTCGCAGGCGTCAATGCCGAGCAGAAGTATGAAGAGAAGCCCTTTGCCCGTCGTGCAGTGGGGATCTTCCTCATCGGCATCCTCGTCTCGATCTGCATGGGCTCGATCCCGGGCCTTCGTCCGGCCTGGGAAGCCGCTGGAAAGGTTTCTCAGCTCCCGATCCCGTCGCTCATTCAGATGGTGATGCTCGCCACGGCCTTCTTCATCATTCTCCTCTGCCGCGTGCCGCCCGAAAAATTCGCGTCCGGGTCGGTCTTCCGTTCCGGCCTCATCGGCGTCGTCGGCGTTTTCGGCATTGCCTGGTGCACGGGTACATTCTTCGACCTTCACACGAAGCTTCTCGCCGACGTCTTCTCGAGCTTCGCGAAGGATGCGCCCTTCGTCTTCTGCCTCGCGGCCTTCTGCGCCTCGAGCGTCATCTTCTCGCCCACGGTCTCGACCACGATCATGATGCCGCTCGGCCTCAAGTTCGGGCTGCCGCCCGAATTCCTCATCGGCACCTGGGCCTGCTGCTTCGGCGACTTCATGATTCCGGGCGGCGCTCAGATCGGCTGCACGGCCTTCGACCGTACGGGGACGACCAAGCTCGGGAGCTTCGTTATCAACCATTCGTATCTGCGCCCGGGGCTCGTCTTCGTGGTGAGCGGCACGATCATCGGCTGGTGCATTTCGAAGATCGTTTTCTAA
- a CDS encoding [protein-PII] uridylyltransferase, with translation MEISPEKLSAVVERFKEDRARIADAWHESHDTTACLTAHSRALDRAVLALGSLAELPSDGLALAAVGGYGRRELFPHSDIDLLVLLSDDRGEDEETKTKISAFLAALWELGLTVGAAVRTEKEFTAEAAEDVSIATTYLESRFLWGERTLYDASRDDFFASLDARAFFRDKMLELRRRHQKYEDTPYALEPNLKESPGGLRDLQVFLWCARAAGLADSLQGMKDADLITEREMHTIEECFRFLAKLRIELHLLTNRDENRLLFDVQEALAARLGYKATGLMRASEALMKRYYWNAKSVVQMSIIQLQTISDRLVGGSALATPVRLSADFLALGDEMDIAGDDVYEKNPKAILRTFLVFALHPELTRFSTRLLRALWHATPKIGVAYREDPENQKTFLDIIKLEKGADDALAMMNAWGILSRMLPAFRHVVGQMQHDLYHIFTVDQHTILVVKNLCRFRRSEHAHEYPLCTQLMTALPDSWRLIIAGLFHDIGKGLGGGHEVIGAEKAEIFCSRFGLFHEDTEFITFLVREHLVMSRVAQKEDISDPEVVERFIRLVGTKERLDALYLLTVADIRATSPKVWTPWKAALLENLYHAALERLVGSGGEATLADVAERRRREAIELLHGRVSDEARSRLWRELDLVYFMRHTSEEIAWHTEMLALHVMDSTPIVRVKRNASTESLTILLYLRDRKDLFLRSVAWFGKNSLSVVDARVHTTRHGWALDTFLVADAFGRFDSPEKLAQMEKSLADALISEKPLPPAPKARLSRRSRHFPTRPSVNIHPDESHRAFILNLVGTDRIGLLYAISQVLAKYSVNLQTAKIATLGERAEDVFLIDGAALHEDSLLLAFEAELIEALLPQKA, from the coding sequence ATGGAAATCAGTCCGGAAAAGTTGAGCGCCGTCGTCGAGCGCTTTAAGGAAGACCGCGCGCGCATTGCCGACGCCTGGCACGAATCGCACGACACGACGGCATGCCTCACGGCGCACAGCCGGGCGCTCGACCGCGCCGTTCTCGCGCTCGGAAGTCTGGCGGAGCTTCCCTCCGACGGTCTCGCGCTCGCAGCCGTCGGGGGGTACGGGCGCAGAGAGCTTTTTCCTCACTCCGACATCGACCTCCTCGTTCTTCTTTCAGACGACCGGGGAGAAGATGAGGAGACGAAAACAAAAATCTCGGCCTTCCTCGCCGCCCTCTGGGAGCTCGGCCTCACCGTGGGCGCAGCCGTCAGAACGGAAAAGGAATTCACGGCGGAAGCGGCCGAAGACGTTTCGATCGCCACCACCTATCTTGAGAGCCGCTTTCTCTGGGGCGAACGAACGCTTTACGACGCATCCCGCGACGACTTCTTTGCGAGCCTCGACGCACGCGCCTTCTTTCGCGACAAGATGCTCGAACTCCGCCGCAGGCACCAGAAGTACGAGGACACGCCCTACGCGCTCGAACCCAACCTCAAGGAGTCGCCCGGAGGCCTGAGAGACCTTCAGGTCTTTCTCTGGTGCGCCCGTGCGGCGGGCTTGGCAGACAGCCTTCAGGGCATGAAGGACGCGGACCTCATCACCGAGCGCGAGATGCATACGATCGAGGAGTGCTTCCGCTTTCTCGCGAAGCTCAGAATCGAGCTCCATCTTCTCACGAACCGCGACGAAAACCGGCTTCTCTTCGACGTTCAGGAAGCGCTCGCCGCCCGGCTCGGCTACAAGGCGACGGGGCTCATGCGGGCCTCTGAAGCCCTCATGAAGCGCTACTACTGGAATGCCAAGTCGGTCGTCCAGATGTCGATCATCCAGCTCCAGACCATTTCGGACCGCCTTGTCGGCGGGTCGGCGCTCGCCACGCCCGTGCGTCTTTCCGCCGACTTTCTCGCGCTCGGCGATGAAATGGATATTGCCGGGGACGACGTCTACGAAAAGAACCCGAAGGCGATTCTGCGCACCTTCCTCGTCTTTGCGCTCCACCCAGAGCTCACCCGCTTTTCAACGAGGCTCCTGCGCGCCCTCTGGCACGCGACGCCGAAAATCGGCGTTGCCTACCGCGAGGATCCGGAAAACCAGAAAACCTTCCTCGACATCATCAAGCTTGAAAAAGGCGCCGACGATGCGCTCGCCATGATGAATGCCTGGGGGATTCTTTCCCGCATGCTGCCGGCCTTCCGGCATGTCGTCGGGCAGATGCAGCACGATCTCTACCACATCTTCACGGTCGACCAGCACACGATCCTTGTCGTCAAGAACCTCTGCCGCTTCCGCCGCTCCGAACACGCCCACGAGTATCCCCTCTGCACGCAGCTCATGACGGCGCTTCCCGACTCGTGGAGGCTCATCATTGCCGGGCTCTTTCACGATATCGGCAAAGGCCTCGGGGGCGGCCACGAGGTGATCGGCGCCGAGAAGGCGGAGATCTTCTGCAGCCGCTTCGGACTTTTCCATGAAGACACGGAGTTCATCACCTTCCTCGTGCGCGAGCACCTCGTCATGAGCCGCGTGGCGCAGAAGGAGGACATTTCAGACCCGGAAGTGGTTGAGCGCTTCATCCGCCTCGTGGGAACCAAGGAGCGGCTCGATGCGCTCTACCTTCTCACCGTCGCCGACATCCGTGCGACCTCGCCCAAGGTATGGACGCCCTGGAAGGCGGCGCTCCTTGAAAACCTCTACCATGCCGCGCTCGAACGCCTTGTCGGCTCGGGCGGCGAAGCCACGCTCGCCGACGTTGCCGAAAGGCGGCGCAGGGAAGCGATTGAACTTCTCCACGGGCGCGTCTCCGACGAAGCCCGCAGCCGCCTCTGGCGGGAGCTCGACCTCGTCTACTTCATGCGCCATACGAGCGAAGAAATTGCCTGGCACACCGAGATGCTCGCGCTCCACGTGATGGACTCAACGCCCATCGTCCGCGTGAAGCGGAATGCCTCAACGGAAAGCCTCACGATTCTCCTTTACCTTCGCGACCGGAAGGACCTCTTCCTCCGGTCCGTCGCCTGGTTCGGGAAGAATTCGCTTTCCGTCGTGGACGCCCGGGTGCACACCACGCGCCACGGCTGGGCGCTCGACACGTTTCTTGTCGCTGATGCCTTCGGGCGGTTTGATTCGCCCGAGAAGCTCGCACAGATGGAAAAGAGCCTCGCAGATGCTCTGATTTCCGAAAAGCCCCTGCCCCCCGCGCCGAAGGCCCGGCTCTCGCGCCGCTCAAGACACTTCCCCACGCGCCCGAGCGTCAACATCCACCCGGACGAATCGCACCGAGCCTTCATTCTGAATCTCGTCGGTACGGACAGAATCGGGCTTCTCTACGCAATCTCGCAGGTTCTCGCCAAATACAGCGTCAATCTGCAGACCGCGAAGATTGCGACCCTGGGCGAACGCGCCGAAGACGTCTTCCTCATCGACGGGGCGGCGCTCCATGAGGACAGCCTGCTGCTGGCCTTTGAGGCGGAGTTGATCGAAGCGCTCCTGCCGCAGAAGGCTTAA
- the map gene encoding type I methionyl aminopeptidase, with amino-acid sequence MAISIKTPEDIAGLRIAGRLAAELLDYLTPFVKPGVSTGELDRLAYDYTVNVQKCIPACLGYTPPGMTPYPATTCISINHVVCHGIPSDKKILKQGDIVNIDVTSIKNGYHGDTSRMFIVGKPTIAGKRMVDLAFNTMWAGIDAVRPGGCFNDIGIACQRYADQNGISVVRDYGGHGIGKGFHEEPHVNHFPVHHQTPVFEPGMVFTVEPMVNAGRYGVTMLGDGWTVVTKDHSLSAQWEHMVLVTETGYDVLTVSKGTQAPPAFVKGWKLPENL; translated from the coding sequence ATGGCGATTTCCATCAAAACGCCCGAGGACATTGCGGGACTCCGCATTGCCGGCCGTCTTGCGGCCGAGCTCCTCGACTATCTCACGCCCTTCGTGAAGCCCGGCGTCTCCACCGGCGAACTTGACCGCCTCGCTTACGACTACACGGTGAACGTGCAGAAGTGCATTCCAGCCTGCCTCGGCTACACGCCTCCGGGAATGACGCCCTATCCGGCGACGACCTGCATTTCGATCAATCACGTCGTCTGCCACGGCATTCCGAGCGACAAGAAAATCCTGAAGCAGGGCGACATCGTCAACATCGATGTGACGAGCATCAAGAACGGCTACCACGGCGACACCTCGAGAATGTTCATCGTCGGCAAGCCCACCATCGCCGGCAAGCGCATGGTCGACCTTGCCTTCAATACGATGTGGGCGGGCATCGACGCCGTGCGCCCTGGCGGGTGCTTCAACGACATCGGCATTGCCTGCCAGCGCTATGCGGATCAGAACGGCATCTCCGTCGTGCGCGACTACGGCGGCCACGGCATCGGCAAGGGCTTCCATGAAGAGCCCCACGTCAATCACTTCCCGGTCCACCATCAGACGCCCGTCTTCGAGCCCGGCATGGTCTTCACGGTCGAACCCATGGTGAATGCGGGGCGCTACGGCGTCACCATGCTCGGCGACGGGTGGACGGTCGTCACGAAGGACCATTCGCTTTCCGCGCAGTGGGAGCACATGGTGCTCGTCACCGAAACGGGCTACGACGTTCTCACGGTGAGCAAGGGCACTCAGGCGCCTCCCGCCTTCGTGAAGGGATGGAAGCTCCCTGAGAATCTCTAA